Proteins from a genomic interval of Parvivirga hydrogeniphila:
- a CDS encoding MiaB/RimO family radical SAM methylthiotransferase, with translation MSDRPLRVRFTTLGCKVNRVEAETIAAALASSGVVLVDDDRPDIVVVMACAVTAEASHKARKAVRHALGLPSAPRVVATGCLTAQDEALLAALGPRVSVERSKDAVPRLIREMAGLPEVAAAGAVRAGDGFRTRALVKVQDGCNNRCAYCIVPNTRGAPRSVEAERVLAEVRALVAAGANEVVLTGINIGTYSSGTLDLAGLVREVAATGVRRVRLSSIEPPDVTERFIETVAAIPAFLEHLHIPLQSGSDRTLAAMGRRYTVAEYEATLERLRDAIPGVAVTTDIICGFPGETDDDARESERRVSELGFAKLHVFRFSPRPGTPAAERKDRVPPGTVAARAERMRMIGDAARERFLQQHVGTVQEVLVESVRGGVATGTVRDGARIRLGAPGLRPGDLVHAMVDRVDEGVLAGFLTDQRPAFSRATMEAWQ, from the coding sequence GTGAGTGACCGGCCGCTCCGCGTCCGCTTCACGACGCTCGGCTGCAAGGTGAACCGTGTGGAGGCCGAGACGATCGCTGCAGCGCTCGCGAGCTCAGGCGTTGTGCTGGTCGACGACGACCGCCCAGACATCGTGGTGGTGATGGCGTGCGCCGTGACGGCCGAGGCGTCGCACAAGGCGCGCAAGGCGGTGCGGCACGCGCTCGGCCTGCCGAGCGCGCCGCGCGTGGTCGCGACGGGCTGCCTGACGGCCCAGGACGAGGCGCTGCTTGCCGCCCTCGGTCCGCGGGTGAGCGTGGAGCGCAGCAAGGACGCGGTGCCTCGCCTGATCAGAGAGATGGCGGGGCTTCCCGAGGTGGCTGCAGCTGGTGCGGTCCGAGCGGGCGATGGGTTCCGTACCCGTGCGCTCGTGAAGGTGCAGGACGGCTGCAACAACCGCTGCGCGTACTGCATCGTTCCAAACACGAGAGGCGCGCCACGCTCGGTTGAGGCCGAGCGCGTGCTCGCCGAGGTCCGTGCGCTCGTCGCCGCCGGGGCGAACGAGGTCGTGCTCACCGGCATCAACATCGGGACGTACTCGAGCGGAACGCTCGACCTCGCGGGGCTCGTCAGGGAAGTCGCGGCCACCGGCGTCAGGCGCGTCCGTCTCTCCAGCATCGAGCCGCCCGACGTGACCGAGCGGTTCATCGAGACGGTCGCGGCGATCCCCGCGTTCTTGGAGCACCTGCACATCCCCTTGCAGTCCGGCTCAGACCGGACGCTGGCTGCGATGGGCCGCCGCTATACGGTCGCAGAGTACGAGGCGACGCTGGAACGGTTGCGCGACGCGATACCTGGTGTTGCGGTGACGACCGACATCATCTGCGGCTTTCCTGGCGAGACGGACGACGACGCGCGCGAGTCGGAGCGGCGCGTGAGCGAGCTCGGCTTCGCGAAGCTGCACGTGTTCCGGTTCTCGCCTCGGCCGGGCACACCGGCAGCGGAGCGCAAAGACCGCGTACCGCCCGGGACCGTCGCTGCCCGTGCCGAGCGCATGCGGATGATCGGCGATGCTGCGCGAGAGCGGTTCTTGCAGCAGCACGTCGGGACCGTGCAGGAGGTCTTGGTCGAGTCGGTCCGCGGAGGCGTCGCCACGGGAACCGTGCGAGATGGTGCGCGGATCCGGCTGGGCGCACCGGGCCTGCGGCCGGGCGACCTCGTTCACGCGATGGTCGACAGAGTCGACGAGGGCGTGCTCGCGGGTTTCCTGACGGACCAGCGGCCGGCCTTTTCGCGTGCTACCATGGAGGCGTGGCAGTGA
- a CDS encoding PhoH family protein, producing the protein MVDLLGEGDLLLRLIEDQFESEIAVRGNEVTITGEIAEAQAVSVLFSELIQLLRKGEHLTPDSLDRAIDMLKRGECTPTSVFSDVLLTHRGKTIRPKTAGQKRYVDAIRTHTVTFGIGPAGTGKTYLAMAMAVDALRKKAVGRIILTRPAVEAGEKLGFLPGTLYEKVDPYLRPLYDALFDMMDIEQSTMLTERGVIEVAPLAFMRGRTLNDSFVILDEAQNTTPEQMKMFLTRLGFGSKIVVTGDITQTDLIGSLSGLKQVREILEGVDDVAFVELDARDVVRHRLVQRIVNAYSEYEAAKAGDRPKNG; encoded by the coding sequence ATGGTCGACCTTCTGGGGGAGGGCGATCTGCTGCTGAGGCTCATCGAGGACCAGTTCGAGTCCGAAATCGCCGTGCGCGGCAACGAGGTGACCATCACCGGAGAGATTGCGGAGGCGCAGGCCGTCAGCGTGCTCTTCTCGGAGCTCATCCAGCTCCTCCGAAAGGGCGAGCATCTCACGCCGGACAGCCTCGATCGCGCGATCGATATGCTGAAGCGCGGCGAGTGCACACCGACGAGCGTGTTCTCCGACGTGCTGCTCACGCACCGCGGCAAGACCATCCGACCGAAGACCGCAGGTCAGAAGCGGTACGTGGACGCGATCCGCACGCACACGGTCACCTTCGGCATCGGCCCTGCGGGAACCGGGAAGACGTACCTCGCGATGGCGATGGCGGTCGACGCGTTGCGGAAGAAGGCGGTCGGTCGCATCATCCTGACGCGGCCGGCGGTCGAAGCGGGCGAGAAGCTGGGGTTCTTGCCGGGGACGCTGTACGAGAAGGTGGACCCGTACTTGCGGCCGCTGTACGACGCGCTGTTCGACATGATGGACATCGAGCAGTCGACGATGCTCACCGAGCGTGGCGTCATCGAGGTGGCGCCGCTGGCGTTCATGCGCGGCCGCACACTCAACGACAGCTTCGTCATCCTCGACGAAGCGCAGAACACGACGCCTGAGCAGATGAAGATGTTCCTCACCCGTCTCGGGTTCGGCAGCAAGATCGTCGTGACCGGCGACATCACGCAGACCGACCTCATCGGCTCGCTTTCGGGCCTCAAGCAGGTCCGCGAGATCCTGGAGGGCGTCGACGACGTTGCCTTCGTCGAGCTGGACGCGCGCGACGTCGTCCGGCACCGCCTCGTGCAGCGCATCGTGAATGCGTACAGCGAGTACGAGGCCGCGAAGGCAGGCGACCGACCGAAGAATGGATAG
- a CDS encoding HDIG domain-containing metalloprotein, which yields MDSLVDKLSGLWPRSGVFASRTVRAGLARAALLAIVVPPLVWERPPLQAVAVAGLAALCIGIGDRYLARTRPHHHERSRDGFVVSLLTAGSVYLTWLHALAAPDITPFVLPLPIGPMVAAMLAGPQAGMFVAAASVGAGVLQGVLGGPVVFAVLLVDVAAIASMASLKDRARLVAGASSVVAVMAAAASGAAALAGARLDAIVREAALGAAGGVVTVIAALGLLAVFEALFGVTSDVRLLELANPSAPLMRRLMFEAPGTYTHAILTGNLAEAAAQAIGADPLLARVGAYYHDVGKLARPGFFVENQSVCSNPHANTSPSLSALIIAAHVREGVELAEQHRLPPEVVDIIRQHHGTSVMSYFYRKATANGDPVVEADFRYSGELPASREAAIVMLADAAEAAVRAMTKPTPPRIEECVRRVLDTKLADHQLDHADLTFADLERIVEVYTRLLSGLYHPRIEYPSFVHERDADVGTRDQPSRP from the coding sequence ATGGATAGCCTGGTCGACAAGCTCTCGGGGCTGTGGCCCCGCTCGGGTGTCTTCGCGTCACGAACGGTGCGCGCCGGGCTTGCTCGCGCTGCGTTGCTCGCCATCGTCGTGCCGCCGCTCGTTTGGGAACGTCCGCCGCTCCAGGCCGTCGCGGTCGCCGGCCTTGCTGCGCTGTGCATCGGAATCGGCGACCGCTACCTCGCTCGCACGCGTCCGCACCACCACGAGCGGTCCAGGGACGGGTTCGTGGTGTCGCTGCTGACCGCAGGAAGCGTCTACCTCACGTGGCTGCACGCGCTGGCCGCTCCGGACATCACGCCGTTCGTCTTGCCGCTCCCGATCGGGCCGATGGTCGCGGCCATGCTCGCGGGGCCGCAGGCGGGGATGTTCGTCGCGGCAGCCTCGGTCGGCGCGGGGGTGCTCCAGGGGGTGCTCGGCGGCCCGGTGGTGTTCGCCGTGCTGCTCGTCGACGTGGCCGCCATCGCGTCGATGGCGTCGCTCAAAGACCGTGCCCGGCTCGTGGCCGGCGCGAGCAGCGTCGTTGCGGTGATGGCCGCCGCTGCTTCTGGCGCTGCGGCGCTTGCAGGCGCGCGCCTGGATGCAATCGTGCGGGAGGCTGCTCTTGGCGCGGCAGGCGGCGTCGTGACGGTCATCGCGGCGCTCGGGCTTCTCGCCGTGTTCGAGGCGCTGTTCGGCGTCACCTCGGACGTGCGCCTGCTGGAGCTCGCGAATCCGAGCGCGCCGCTCATGCGGCGGCTCATGTTCGAAGCGCCCGGCACATACACGCACGCGATCCTAACGGGCAACCTCGCGGAAGCGGCGGCGCAAGCGATCGGCGCCGATCCGCTGCTTGCTCGCGTCGGCGCGTACTACCACGACGTCGGGAAGCTGGCGCGTCCGGGATTCTTCGTCGAGAACCAGTCCGTCTGCTCGAACCCGCATGCGAACACCTCCCCATCGCTTTCGGCCCTCATCATCGCGGCACATGTGCGCGAGGGGGTCGAGCTTGCCGAGCAGCATCGACTGCCGCCTGAGGTGGTGGACATCATCCGTCAGCATCACGGAACGTCGGTCATGTCGTACTTCTACCGGAAGGCGACTGCGAACGGCGATCCTGTGGTGGAGGCCGACTTCCGCTACAGCGGCGAGCTGCCCGCGTCGCGCGAAGCAGCGATCGTCATGCTCGCGGACGCGGCCGAAGCGGCGGTGCGCGCGATGACGAAGCCGACGCCGCCGCGGATCGAGGAGTGCGTGCGGCGGGTGCTCGATACGAAGCTCGCCGACCACCAGCTCGACCACGCGGACCTGACCTTCGCGGACTTGGAGCGCATCGTGGAGGTCTACACGCGCCTGTTGAGCGGGTTGTACCATCCTCGCATCGAGTATCCGTCGTTCGTTCATGAGAGGGACGCTGATGTTGGTACGCGTGATCAGCCATCGAGACCCTGA
- the ybeY gene encoding rRNA maturation RNase YbeY — MLVRVISHRDPEPLALDAFERLAKHVLAMESAPEEAELSIAIVDADEIARLNEQYRGVSGPTDVLSFGCDDPCLASAGEPIVLGDVIIAPEIAEKQAAELGVTVESELNLLVVHGILHLFGYDHERDEDAAVMQARERAVLDAYAPEP, encoded by the coding sequence ATGTTGGTACGCGTGATCAGCCATCGAGACCCTGAGCCGCTCGCGCTGGACGCGTTCGAGCGCCTGGCAAAGCACGTCTTGGCGATGGAGAGCGCGCCCGAGGAGGCTGAGCTCTCGATCGCGATCGTCGATGCGGATGAGATCGCGCGCCTGAACGAGCAGTACCGCGGCGTCTCGGGTCCGACTGACGTGCTCTCCTTCGGCTGCGACGACCCGTGTCTCGCGAGCGCCGGTGAGCCCATCGTGCTCGGCGATGTGATCATCGCACCGGAAATCGCAGAGAAGCAGGCGGCCGAGCTCGGCGTGACCGTGGAATCGGAGCTCAACTTGCTTGTGGTGCACGGCATCCTCCATCTGTTCGGCTACGACCACGAACGCGACGAGGACGCCGCAGTGATGCAGGCGCGCGAGCGGGCCGTCCTCGACGCCTACGCGCCCGAGCCGTGA
- a CDS encoding diacylglycerol kinase — MRSRSIIWSFNHAIDGLVYALRTQRNMRIHVAAGAAVLGASLFFRVGRAEFLAVLLTVALVIAAELVNTAIEATVDVATEGYDPVAKIAKDVAASAVFVSAVVAIVVGYVVFFGRLTDTAHTLLVRVREAPSHVSVVALGITALAVLVLKAVSGQAGTWMRGGWPSGHVALATAGATSIAFITGSGAAWVIGLFVAGLVAQSRVESEAHTVWQALWGGVVGIVVTAAVFTLFWS, encoded by the coding sequence ATGCGCTCCCGTTCGATCATCTGGTCGTTCAACCACGCGATCGACGGACTGGTATACGCTCTCCGCACCCAGCGCAACATGCGGATCCACGTTGCGGCAGGCGCGGCCGTTCTGGGAGCGTCGCTGTTCTTCCGCGTGGGGCGGGCCGAGTTCCTCGCGGTGCTGCTCACCGTCGCGCTGGTGATCGCTGCCGAACTCGTGAACACGGCCATCGAAGCGACGGTGGACGTCGCCACAGAGGGGTACGACCCCGTCGCGAAGATCGCGAAAGACGTTGCCGCATCGGCCGTGTTCGTGAGCGCCGTGGTCGCCATCGTCGTCGGGTACGTCGTGTTCTTCGGCCGCCTGACCGACACGGCGCACACCTTGCTCGTGCGCGTCCGTGAGGCACCCTCGCACGTGAGCGTGGTCGCGCTCGGCATCACCGCGCTTGCGGTGCTCGTGCTGAAGGCGGTGAGCGGACAGGCCGGCACGTGGATGCGAGGCGGCTGGCCGTCGGGTCACGTGGCGCTTGCGACTGCGGGGGCGACTTCGATCGCGTTCATCACCGGGAGCGGAGCCGCGTGGGTGATCGGGCTGTTCGTTGCGGGGCTCGTGGCACAGAGCCGCGTGGAGTCCGAAGCGCACACGGTGTGGCAAGCGCTCTGGGGCGGCGTCGTGGGCATCGTCGTGACCGCCGCGGTCTTTACGCTATTCTGGTCGTGA
- a CDS encoding hemolysin family protein, giving the protein MGAAGFVAAFLFVVFVVCAMALSAAEASIALLSRGRAHRLAESGRRGGEELQALSDRPGRVTAAATLVRAVAYALAGGLTWAVVAPRTGGAASAAILAAVVGAVYSLSETLPRSVAVHNPERVGLAVAPAARVLVSLAYPVARALAAVWMRVMGLVAEQPVEDPWVSEEDYRASAEDEESAKEEAEEAIMDAVADFTTKIVREVMVPRTDMVCVADDASVSEALETIERSGYSRLPVYHGSVDDIRGVLYAKDLLVCLGKSSCPATVAPIARPPYFVPETKPVEELLVEMRSKTHIAIVADEYGGTAGLVTIEDLLEEIVGEIFDEYDVAEPTVVDLGDGRVSVDARMPVDDLNEMFGTDIEPQADSVGGLFVELAGHIPSVGESIEVEGLRLSVDAVDRNRVRRILVEPAAREEEPDE; this is encoded by the coding sequence TTGGGCGCAGCCGGTTTCGTTGCCGCGTTCCTGTTCGTCGTTTTCGTCGTCTGCGCGATGGCCTTGTCTGCAGCCGAGGCGTCGATCGCGCTGCTTTCGCGCGGGCGCGCCCATCGGCTGGCGGAGTCAGGGCGCAGAGGCGGCGAGGAGCTCCAGGCGCTCTCGGACCGTCCGGGCAGGGTGACGGCGGCTGCAACGCTCGTCCGCGCTGTCGCGTACGCCCTCGCAGGAGGTCTGACGTGGGCTGTCGTCGCTCCTCGGACGGGAGGCGCGGCGTCCGCGGCCATCCTCGCTGCCGTGGTAGGCGCAGTCTATTCGCTTTCTGAGACGTTGCCGCGGTCAGTGGCGGTGCACAACCCGGAGCGCGTCGGTCTCGCGGTGGCTCCTGCGGCGCGTGTCCTCGTCTCCCTCGCGTACCCGGTGGCGCGCGCGCTCGCTGCCGTGTGGATGCGCGTGATGGGGCTCGTTGCGGAGCAGCCGGTGGAAGACCCGTGGGTGTCCGAGGAGGACTATCGAGCCTCTGCAGAGGACGAGGAGAGCGCCAAGGAGGAGGCCGAGGAAGCCATCATGGACGCCGTGGCCGACTTCACGACGAAGATCGTGCGCGAGGTGATGGTCCCTCGGACCGACATGGTGTGCGTGGCAGACGACGCCAGCGTGAGCGAGGCGCTCGAGACGATCGAGCGGTCGGGATACTCGCGGCTGCCCGTCTACCACGGGTCGGTCGACGACATCAGAGGCGTCTTGTATGCGAAGGACCTCCTCGTGTGCCTGGGCAAGAGCTCGTGTCCGGCGACGGTGGCGCCGATCGCGCGGCCTCCGTACTTCGTCCCGGAGACCAAGCCGGTCGAAGAGCTGCTCGTCGAGATGCGCTCCAAGACGCACATCGCGATCGTCGCCGACGAGTACGGCGGCACAGCTGGGCTCGTGACCATCGAAGATTTGCTCGAAGAGATCGTCGGCGAGATCTTCGACGAGTACGACGTCGCCGAACCGACGGTGGTGGATCTGGGAGATGGCCGGGTGAGCGTGGATGCACGCATGCCGGTCGACGACCTCAACGAGATGTTCGGCACCGACATCGAACCACAGGCGGACTCCGTGGGAGGGTTGTTCGTCGAGCTTGCCGGGCACATACCCAGCGTCGGGGAGTCCATCGAAGTCGAGGGCCTTCGGCTCTCCGTGGACGCAGTGGATCGCAACCGGGTGCGCCGGATCCTCGTGGAGCCGGCCGCGCGAGAGGAGGAGCCCGATGAGTGA
- the cdd gene encoding cytidine deaminase, producing MSERVTQADLALLAFAREAKQKAYAPYSGFRVGAAVFAGGDIYVGVNVENAAYGSTICAERGAAMAAVAAGHTFFDAIAIVGDSESPTVPCGACRQFLAEFNPEMRVVIGGRSDTVEVMTLDALLPEAFVRGYLDEDDGGEE from the coding sequence ATGAGTGAGCGCGTCACGCAGGCCGACCTCGCCCTGCTCGCCTTCGCGCGTGAGGCGAAGCAGAAGGCGTATGCGCCGTACTCGGGGTTCCGGGTGGGCGCCGCCGTGTTCGCGGGCGGGGACATCTACGTGGGAGTGAACGTCGAGAACGCGGCGTACGGCTCGACGATCTGCGCCGAGCGCGGCGCTGCGATGGCCGCGGTGGCCGCCGGTCACACCTTCTTCGACGCCATCGCCATCGTCGGAGACTCCGAGTCCCCGACGGTCCCCTGCGGGGCGTGCCGGCAGTTCCTCGCGGAGTTCAACCCTGAGATGCGGGTGGTCATCGGCGGCCGCAGCGACACTGTGGAGGTCATGACGCTCGACGCTTTGCTTCCGGAAGCGTTCGTGCGGGGCTACTTGGACGAGGACGATGGAGGCGAGGAGTGA
- the era gene encoding GTPase Era, whose product MSAEASSFEVVRSGFAVLVGRPNAGKSTLLNALVGEKVAIVSSTPQTTRHRLRGIVDRDDAQVVFVDTPGLHRPHDALGEELNRSAVLALSDVDVACLVIDASAPVGPGDRWVAHRVQECSAAKVLVLTKVDLVKPKELDRQMAVAQTLADFDDIVACSGRTGFNVNGVVNAVVRLLPEGPRYFPRDMRTDQPVEVLIAELIRERVLHLTREEVPHAVGVVVDDIAEERGGVLRVSALIYVERESQKGIIIGKDGEMIRRIGSEARPGIERIVGAHVFLDLRVKVKRDWRRDASSIRRFGYGEGL is encoded by the coding sequence GTGAGCGCTGAAGCGTCGTCGTTCGAGGTGGTGCGGAGCGGCTTCGCTGTCCTCGTGGGGCGGCCGAACGCTGGCAAGTCCACGCTCCTGAACGCGCTCGTCGGTGAGAAGGTGGCGATCGTGTCCAGCACGCCGCAGACGACGCGTCACCGTCTGCGCGGCATCGTGGACCGAGACGACGCACAGGTCGTGTTCGTCGACACGCCGGGCCTGCACCGGCCTCACGATGCGCTCGGCGAGGAGCTCAACCGCTCGGCCGTCCTCGCGTTGAGCGACGTGGACGTCGCGTGCCTCGTGATCGACGCCTCCGCGCCCGTAGGCCCTGGAGACAGGTGGGTCGCCCATCGCGTACAGGAGTGCAGTGCAGCGAAGGTCCTCGTGCTCACGAAGGTGGACCTCGTCAAACCGAAAGAGCTCGACCGCCAGATGGCCGTGGCGCAGACGCTTGCCGATTTCGACGACATCGTCGCGTGCTCTGGCCGCACGGGCTTCAACGTGAACGGCGTCGTGAACGCCGTGGTGCGGCTGCTGCCGGAGGGCCCCCGGTACTTCCCGCGGGACATGCGCACGGACCAGCCGGTCGAGGTGCTGATCGCGGAACTGATCCGCGAGCGCGTCTTGCACCTCACCCGGGAAGAGGTCCCGCACGCCGTCGGTGTCGTGGTCGACGACATCGCCGAGGAACGCGGCGGCGTGCTGCGCGTGAGCGCTCTCATCTACGTGGAACGCGAGTCGCAGAAGGGCATCATCATCGGGAAGGACGGCGAGATGATCCGCCGCATCGGGAGCGAGGCGCGGCCAGGCATCGAGCGGATCGTCGGCGCGCACGTCTTCCTCGACCTGCGGGTGAAGGTCAAGCGCGACTGGCGGCGCGACGCGTCATCGATACGGCGGTTCGGATACGGCGAAGGGCTGTGA
- the deoC gene encoding deoxyribose-phosphate aldolase: MDRSALAAAIDQTLLKPTVGMREAHEWMQRNAGLGFASLCVSPFLVPLAAEVLAGTSTTVCSVVGFPLGYSLTETKTEEARQLIELGCTEIDMVMNIGAFLGGELTVVEEDIAQVVEVVRKASHGRGLVKVILETGHLDAEQIAHACRLSVQAGARFVKTSTGFGPRGASVEDVRIMRQTVGDRAGVKAAGGIRDLETALAMIEAGADRIGTSSGAEILAAFDAAERS, encoded by the coding sequence ATGGACAGGAGCGCGCTTGCTGCAGCGATCGACCAGACGCTTCTCAAACCAACGGTCGGCATGCGAGAGGCCCACGAGTGGATGCAGCGGAACGCGGGCCTTGGGTTCGCGTCGCTGTGCGTGTCGCCGTTCCTCGTCCCGCTCGCGGCCGAGGTCCTTGCCGGCACCTCGACGACCGTGTGCTCGGTCGTCGGCTTCCCGCTCGGGTACTCGCTCACGGAGACGAAGACCGAAGAGGCCCGTCAGCTCATCGAGCTCGGGTGCACCGAGATCGACATGGTGATGAACATCGGAGCGTTCCTCGGTGGCGAGCTCACGGTAGTGGAGGAAGACATCGCTCAGGTCGTTGAAGTGGTGCGGAAGGCCTCGCACGGTCGCGGTCTCGTGAAGGTCATCCTGGAGACGGGCCACCTCGACGCCGAGCAGATAGCGCACGCGTGTCGTTTGAGCGTCCAGGCAGGCGCTCGGTTCGTGAAGACGTCCACCGGCTTCGGCCCGCGCGGCGCGTCTGTCGAGGACGTGCGCATCATGCGCCAGACGGTCGGCGATCGCGCAGGAGTGAAAGCCGCTGGCGGTATCCGGGACCTTGAGACCGCGCTCGCGATGATCGAGGCCGGCGCCGACCGGATCGGCACGTCTTCAGGAGCCGAGATCCTCGCGGCATTCGACGCGGCCGAGCGGAGCTGA
- the recO gene encoding DNA repair protein RecO, producing the protein MSGTYPARVIVLRKTKLGEADLIVTLISSEGRQIRAVAKGARKPGSKFGARVEPFTVADVLLARGRSLDVLTEAETVATHERLRNDYDAVRAASVVADFLDRITEECDAEPRLFELGAAALGALEGAQAAARPSLVAAFLVKAMAMQGFRPQLAGCVTCGSPGGTPTAFSLEGGGVVCSACSGSDPSAIGISPELAQALAWLLGARLAEVASQPLPEVAEREAIMVLRAFVAYHVPARIRALDAYVRG; encoded by the coding sequence ATGAGCGGGACGTACCCTGCGCGCGTGATCGTGCTTCGCAAGACGAAGCTCGGGGAGGCCGACCTCATCGTAACGCTCATCAGTTCCGAGGGCCGGCAGATCCGCGCCGTTGCGAAAGGCGCTCGGAAGCCCGGATCGAAGTTCGGAGCGCGCGTCGAGCCGTTCACGGTGGCGGACGTGCTGCTCGCACGCGGACGGTCGCTTGACGTGCTCACAGAAGCGGAGACCGTCGCGACGCACGAGCGCTTGAGGAACGACTACGACGCAGTGCGGGCGGCGTCGGTTGTCGCCGACTTCCTCGACCGCATCACCGAGGAGTGCGATGCCGAGCCGCGGCTGTTCGAGCTCGGCGCGGCCGCTTTGGGCGCGCTCGAAGGTGCGCAGGCGGCGGCGAGGCCGTCGCTCGTGGCCGCGTTCCTCGTGAAGGCGATGGCGATGCAAGGCTTCCGCCCGCAGCTTGCCGGGTGCGTGACATGCGGGTCGCCTGGCGGGACACCGACTGCGTTCTCGCTCGAAGGCGGCGGCGTGGTGTGCAGCGCATGCTCGGGCTCCGACCCAAGCGCGATCGGCATCTCGCCGGAGCTCGCACAGGCCCTGGCGTGGCTTCTGGGCGCGCGTCTTGCGGAGGTCGCCTCCCAGCCGCTGCCGGAGGTCGCGGAGCGCGAGGCCATCATGGTGCTCCGCGCGTTCGTGGCGTACCACGTGCCCGCGCGGATCCGTGCGCTCGACGCGTACGTCCGCGGGTGA
- the glyQ gene encoding glycine--tRNA ligase subunit alpha yields the protein MTMTFQDIILALSRYWADQGCVVLQPYDVEVGAGTFHPATTLRSLGPDAWRTAYVQPSRRPTDGRYGENPNRLQHYYQFQVILKPSPDDVLDLYFGSLKAIGIDPKDHDVRLVEDDWESPTLGAWGLGWEVWLNGMEVTQFTYFQQVGGLECRPVPAEITYGLERLAMYIQGVDSVFDLVWTKGPDGLVFTYGDVFLRNEREQSAYNFEVADVDALLSRFVMYEAECKRTLDAGLVLPAYDYVLKCSHVFNLLDARGAIAVTERTGYILRIRALAKACCEAYVASLPSAKGGDA from the coding sequence ATGACGATGACCTTCCAAGACATCATCCTCGCGCTGTCGCGCTATTGGGCCGACCAGGGGTGTGTGGTGCTGCAGCCGTACGACGTCGAAGTCGGCGCGGGGACCTTCCATCCGGCCACGACACTCAGGTCGCTCGGCCCTGACGCGTGGCGGACGGCGTACGTCCAGCCGTCGCGACGCCCGACGGACGGCCGGTACGGCGAGAACCCGAACCGCCTTCAGCACTACTACCAGTTCCAGGTCATCCTGAAGCCGAGCCCTGACGACGTGCTCGACCTGTACTTCGGCTCGCTCAAGGCGATCGGGATCGACCCGAAGGACCACGACGTGAGGCTCGTGGAGGACGACTGGGAGTCGCCGACGCTCGGTGCGTGGGGGCTCGGCTGGGAGGTCTGGCTGAACGGCATGGAGGTCACGCAGTTCACGTACTTCCAGCAGGTCGGCGGGCTGGAGTGCCGCCCGGTGCCGGCGGAGATCACCTACGGTCTGGAGCGCCTCGCGATGTACATCCAAGGCGTCGACAGCGTGTTCGACCTCGTGTGGACGAAGGGCCCCGATGGGCTCGTGTTCACCTACGGGGACGTCTTCTTGCGCAACGAACGTGAGCAGTCCGCCTACAACTTCGAGGTCGCAGACGTCGACGCGCTGCTCAGTCGGTTCGTGATGTACGAGGCCGAGTGCAAGCGGACCCTCGATGCCGGCCTCGTGCTGCCTGCATACGACTACGTGCTGAAGTGCTCGCACGTCTTCAACCTGCTGGACGCCCGTGGCGCGATAGCGGTGACGGAGCGCACCGGCTACATCTTGCGCATCCGCGCTCTCGCCAAAGCGTGCTGCGAGGCATACGTCGCCTCGCTTCCGTCGGCGAAAGGCGGTGATGCGTGA